A genome region from Streptomyces sp. NBC_01296 includes the following:
- a CDS encoding sporulation protein: MGFKKLFAALGAGGASVDTIITEPNVVPGGIVQGEVRIQGGSVEQQIEGLSVGLQARVEVEGNDQEYKQDIVFTKQRLGGAFQVQAGALHVVPFGLEIPWETPITHFGGQHLHGMNIGVSTELEIARAVDAGDLDPINVHPVPAQQAILDAFRQLGFGFRSADMERGHIRGTRQTLPFYQEIEFLPPSQYRGLNQVELTFISDGREMDVVLEMDKKSGLFSEGSDTYRCFQVGLQSYQETDWAAYLNQWIASVGSQRNWF; encoded by the coding sequence ATGGGGTTCAAGAAGCTGTTCGCGGCGCTGGGTGCCGGCGGTGCTTCGGTGGACACGATCATCACCGAGCCGAACGTGGTGCCGGGCGGGATCGTCCAGGGTGAGGTCCGCATCCAGGGCGGTTCCGTGGAGCAGCAGATCGAGGGCCTGTCCGTCGGTCTCCAGGCGCGGGTCGAGGTGGAGGGGAACGACCAGGAGTACAAGCAGGACATCGTCTTCACCAAGCAGCGCCTCGGCGGGGCCTTCCAGGTGCAGGCGGGCGCCCTGCACGTGGTGCCGTTCGGGCTGGAGATCCCGTGGGAGACGCCGATCACCCACTTCGGGGGTCAGCACCTGCACGGGATGAACATCGGGGTCAGCACCGAGCTGGAGATCGCGCGTGCGGTGGACGCGGGCGACCTCGACCCGATCAACGTGCACCCGGTGCCGGCGCAGCAGGCGATCCTGGATGCCTTCCGTCAGCTCGGCTTCGGCTTCCGCAGCGCGGACATGGAGCGCGGTCACATCCGCGGGACGCGCCAGACGCTGCCGTTCTACCAGGAGATCGAGTTCCTGCCGCCGTCGCAGTACCGCGGGCTGAACCAGGTCGAGCTGACCTTCATCTCGGACGGTCGTGAGATGGACGTCGTCCTGGAGATGGACAAGAAGTCCGGGCTGTTCTCCGAGGGCAGTGACACGTACCGCTGCTTCCAGGTGGGTCTGCAGTCCTACCAGGAGACCGACTGGGCGGCTTACCTCAACCAGTGGATCGCGTCCGTGGGTTCGCAGCGCAACTGGTTCTAG
- a CDS encoding tetratricopeptide repeat protein, whose protein sequence is MVARLIDEDPEQAYAYSRIALRLASRVAAVREAAGFAAYATTKYSEALAEFRAAKRMTGSVELWPVMADCERGLGRPERALAMAGEPEVQKLDKAGQVEMRLVAAGARRDMGQLEAAIVTLQSPELASHSIQPWTARLRYAYADALLAAGREDEAREWFAKTVEADKDGAMDASDRLAELDGVEFVDALVGDEPDEIDDEADEADEDDEQDDAEVAAAERASDQAEYYDEDDEEYEPLERSEADADVDVTDEIVVVEDEDRDDEGHPLDKG, encoded by the coding sequence ATGGTCGCCCGCCTGATCGACGAGGACCCGGAGCAGGCGTACGCGTACTCGCGCATCGCCCTGCGCCTGGCCTCCCGTGTCGCCGCCGTGCGCGAGGCCGCCGGCTTCGCCGCGTACGCCACGACGAAGTACAGCGAGGCGCTCGCGGAGTTCCGCGCCGCCAAGCGCATGACCGGATCCGTCGAGCTGTGGCCCGTCATGGCCGACTGCGAGCGCGGCCTCGGCCGCCCCGAGCGCGCGCTGGCCATGGCCGGCGAGCCCGAGGTGCAGAAGCTGGACAAGGCCGGCCAGGTCGAGATGCGCCTGGTCGCCGCCGGTGCGCGGCGCGACATGGGGCAGCTCGAAGCCGCCATCGTGACCCTGCAGAGCCCGGAGCTGGCCTCCCACTCCATCCAGCCGTGGACCGCGCGTCTGCGGTACGCCTACGCCGACGCCCTGCTGGCGGCCGGTCGTGAGGACGAGGCGCGCGAGTGGTTCGCCAAGACGGTCGAGGCGGACAAGGACGGCGCGATGGACGCCTCCGACCGGCTCGCCGAGCTGGACGGGGTCGAGTTCGTCGACGCGCTCGTCGGCGATGAGCCGGACGAGATCGACGACGAGGCCGACGAGGCCGACGAGGACGACGAGCAGGACGACGCCGAGGTGGCCGCCGCCGAGCGCGCGTCCGACCAGGCCGAGTACTACGACGAGGACGACGAGGAGTACGAGCCCCTCGAGCGGTCCGAAGCGGATGCCGACGTCGACGTCACCGACGAGATCGTCGTCGTCGAGGACGAGGACCGGGACGACGAGGGCCACCCCCTCGACAAGGGCTGA
- a CDS encoding SPFH domain-containing protein produces MSSIIIVLIILVVLVFIALVKTIQVIPQASAAIVERFGRYTRTLNAGLNIVVPFIDSIRNRIDLREQVVPFPPQPVITQDNLVVNIDTVIYYQVTDARAATYEVASYIQAIEQLTVTTLRNIIGGMDLERTLTSREEINAALRGVLDEATGKWGIRVNRVELKAIEPPTSIQDSMEKQMRADRDKRAAILQAEGVRQSEILRAEGEKQSSILRAEGEAKAAALRAEGEAQAIRTVFESIHAGDADQKLLAYQYLQMLPKIAEGDANKLWIVPSEIGDALKGLSGAMGNFGPMGGGSGFNPQNSGKSDGNGAGNGANGTDRREQPPID; encoded by the coding sequence ATGTCATCGATCATCATCGTCCTGATCATTCTGGTGGTTCTGGTCTTCATCGCACTGGTCAAGACGATCCAGGTGATCCCGCAGGCCAGCGCCGCCATCGTCGAACGCTTCGGCCGCTACACGCGCACCCTCAACGCGGGCCTCAACATCGTCGTCCCGTTCATCGACTCGATCCGCAACCGCATCGACCTGCGCGAGCAGGTCGTACCGTTCCCGCCGCAGCCGGTCATCACCCAGGACAACCTGGTCGTCAACATCGACACGGTCATCTACTACCAGGTGACCGACGCCCGCGCCGCGACGTACGAGGTCGCCAGCTACATCCAGGCCATCGAGCAGCTCACCGTCACCACCCTGCGCAACATCATCGGCGGCATGGACCTCGAGCGGACGCTGACCTCCCGCGAGGAGATCAACGCGGCCCTGCGCGGAGTCCTCGACGAGGCCACCGGCAAGTGGGGCATCCGCGTCAACCGCGTCGAGCTCAAGGCGATCGAGCCGCCGACCTCCATCCAGGACTCGATGGAGAAGCAGATGCGCGCCGACCGCGACAAGCGCGCCGCGATCCTCCAGGCCGAAGGTGTCCGGCAGTCCGAGATCCTGCGCGCCGAGGGTGAGAAGCAGTCCTCCATCCTGCGCGCCGAGGGCGAGGCCAAGGCCGCGGCCCTGCGCGCCGAGGGCGAGGCGCAGGCCATCCGTACGGTCTTCGAGTCCATCCACGCCGGCGACGCCGACCAGAAGCTCCTCGCCTACCAGTACCTCCAGATGCTCCCGAAGATCGCCGAAGGCGACGCCAACAAGCTCTGGATCGTGCCCAGCGAGATCGGAGACGCCCTCAAGGGCCTCTCGGGAGCCATGGGCAACTTCGGCCCCATGGGCGGCGGTTCCGGCTTCAACCCGCAGAACTCCGGCAAGTCCGACGGAAACGGCGCCGGCAACGGCGCGAACGGCACGGACCGGCGCGAGCAGCCCCCCATCGACTGA
- a CDS encoding DUF1015 domain-containing protein gives MTTSGTADDGLRLIPFHGLRYVPERVGSLAAVTSPPYDVVVRPDGVDHLESADPHNIVRLILPQADTPAARNEQAARTLHDWLAKGILSTDPEPALYVYEQRKGGLLQRGVIGALALTQPDAGIVLPHEDVMPDVVTDRAGLMRAASANLEPLLLTYRGDDPAAGAAEVVERTAGGPPLLATTTEDGFRHRLWAITDPADLAAVTADLGHRQALIADGHHRWATYLRLQEEHQSPTAWDFGLVLLVDTARYPLQVRAIHRMLRRLPLADALAAVEGRFRVRPVEGPLPLALEALADAAERGNAFLLTGDGTFRLVTDPDLDLLERTVRRDRPEAWRRLDATVLHATLLDALWQIPDTPDQITYIHDAAATVAMAERHGGTAVLLHPVREEVVRDLARQGVTMPRKSTSFGPKPATGLVLRSLD, from the coding sequence ATGACCACATCTGGTACCGCGGACGACGGGCTGCGCCTGATCCCCTTCCATGGACTGCGCTACGTCCCGGAGCGTGTCGGCAGCCTGGCCGCCGTCACCTCACCGCCGTACGACGTGGTCGTACGCCCCGACGGCGTCGACCACCTCGAGTCCGCCGACCCGCACAACATCGTCCGCCTGATCCTTCCGCAGGCCGACACCCCTGCCGCGCGCAACGAACAGGCCGCGCGCACCCTGCACGACTGGCTCGCCAAGGGCATCCTCAGCACCGACCCCGAGCCGGCGCTCTACGTCTACGAGCAGCGCAAGGGCGGCCTGCTCCAGCGCGGCGTCATCGGCGCCCTCGCCCTCACGCAGCCCGACGCGGGCATCGTGCTCCCGCACGAGGACGTCATGCCGGACGTGGTCACCGACCGGGCCGGCCTGATGCGTGCTGCGTCGGCCAATCTCGAGCCCCTCCTCCTCACCTACCGCGGCGACGATCCCGCGGCCGGGGCGGCGGAGGTCGTCGAGCGGACCGCCGGGGGCCCGCCCCTGCTGGCCACCACCACCGAGGACGGCTTCCGGCACCGGCTCTGGGCCATCACCGACCCCGCCGACCTGGCCGCCGTCACCGCCGACCTGGGCCACCGCCAGGCCCTCATCGCCGACGGACACCACCGCTGGGCGACGTACCTGCGCCTCCAGGAGGAGCACCAGTCCCCCACCGCATGGGACTTCGGCCTCGTCCTCCTCGTCGACACGGCCCGCTACCCGCTCCAGGTCCGCGCGATCCACCGGATGCTGCGCCGCCTCCCGCTCGCGGACGCCCTGGCCGCCGTGGAAGGCCGCTTCCGGGTCCGCCCGGTCGAGGGCCCGCTGCCGCTCGCCCTGGAGGCCCTCGCCGACGCCGCGGAGCGCGGCAACGCCTTCCTGCTGACCGGCGACGGGACCTTCCGCCTGGTCACCGACCCGGACCTGGACCTCCTCGAGCGCACCGTACGCCGCGACCGCCCCGAGGCCTGGCGCCGGCTGGACGCGACCGTCCTGCACGCGACGCTGCTCGACGCCCTGTGGCAGATCCCCGACACCCCGGACCAGATCACGTACATCCACGACGCGGCGGCCACCGTCGCCATGGCCGAGCGCCACGGCGGCACCGCGGTCCTGCTGCACCCCGTACGGGAGGAAGTCGTCCGGGACCTGGCCCGCCAGGGCGTCACCATGCCCCGCAAGTCCACCTCCTTCGGCCCGAAGCCGGCCACCGGCCTGGTGCTGCGCAGCCTGGACTGA
- a CDS encoding NfeD family protein: MNIDAWLWWLIGAVGLGIPLVLTAMPEFGMFAVGAVAAAVTAAFGGGVVAQVLVFVIVSVALVAVVRSIANHHREQRPQHRTGIDALKGRSALVLERVDGSGGRIKLAGEIWSARTLDAESSFEPGQQVDVVEIDGATAVVM; encoded by the coding sequence GTGAACATCGACGCGTGGCTGTGGTGGCTCATCGGCGCGGTCGGACTGGGCATCCCGCTCGTCCTGACGGCGATGCCGGAGTTCGGCATGTTCGCCGTCGGCGCGGTCGCGGCCGCCGTCACGGCGGCCTTCGGCGGCGGAGTCGTCGCCCAGGTCCTGGTCTTCGTCATCGTCTCGGTGGCGCTCGTCGCCGTCGTCCGCTCGATCGCCAACCACCACCGCGAGCAGCGGCCCCAACACCGCACCGGAATCGACGCGTTGAAGGGCAGAAGCGCCCTCGTCCTCGAACGCGTCGACGGCAGCGGAGGCCGGATCAAACTCGCCGGCGAGATCTGGTCCGCCCGCACCCTCGACGCGGAGAGCAGCTTCGAACCGGGTCAGCAGGTGGACGTCGTGGAGATCGACGGGGCCACCGCGGTCGTGATGTGA
- a CDS encoding YbhB/YbcL family Raf kinase inhibitor-like protein produces MAEQNRAPLPHDFHPQVHAFSVESVDLEPGADLGDAQVLRGGNVSPHLRWEGFPEGTKSFAVTCFDPDAPTGSGFWHWVLFDLPASVTELPAGAGGGKFEGLPAGAVHVRNDYGTRDFGGAAPPAGERHRYVFTVYAVDQEKLGPGADATPAAVGFNLRFHSLGRAQLIGEYEAPAG; encoded by the coding sequence GTGGCCGAGCAGAACAGGGCGCCTCTTCCGCACGACTTCCACCCTCAGGTACACGCGTTCTCCGTGGAGAGCGTGGACCTCGAGCCCGGTGCGGACCTGGGTGACGCCCAGGTCCTGCGGGGCGGGAACGTCTCGCCGCATCTGCGGTGGGAGGGGTTCCCGGAGGGGACGAAGAGTTTCGCGGTGACGTGCTTCGACCCGGACGCCCCGACGGGCAGCGGGTTCTGGCACTGGGTGCTCTTCGATCTGCCCGCGTCGGTCACCGAGCTGCCGGCCGGGGCGGGGGGCGGGAAGTTCGAGGGGCTGCCCGCCGGGGCCGTGCACGTACGGAACGACTACGGCACGAGGGACTTCGGCGGGGCCGCTCCGCCGGCCGGGGAGCGGCACCGGTACGTGTTCACCGTGTACGCGGTGGACCAGGAGAAGCTGGGCCCCGGGGCGGACGCCACTCCGGCTGCCGTCGGATTCAATCTGCGTTTCCACTCCTTGGGGCGGGCGCAGTTGATCGGTGAGTACGAGGCCCCCGCGGGCTGA
- a CDS encoding HNH endonuclease — protein sequence MRDTLVLNASFEPLSTVTLNRAVVLVLQDKAVVEQSHPELRVRGASMDLPLPRVIRLCRYVRVPFRRHAPWSRRGVLVRDQHRCAYCGKRATTVDHVLPRAQGGGDTWLNTVASCAEDNHRKAARTPEEAGMPLLRKPFVPSPADAMLLALGVGGRDALPDWLERSA from the coding sequence ATGCGGGACACGCTGGTGCTGAATGCGAGCTTCGAGCCGCTGTCGACGGTGACGCTGAACCGGGCTGTGGTCCTGGTGCTCCAGGACAAGGCCGTCGTCGAGCAGTCGCATCCGGAACTGCGTGTGCGCGGTGCCTCCATGGATCTTCCGCTGCCCCGGGTGATCAGGTTGTGCCGGTACGTACGGGTGCCGTTCCGAAGACATGCTCCCTGGTCACGGAGGGGGGTGTTGGTCCGGGACCAACACCGGTGCGCGTACTGCGGGAAGCGCGCGACGACCGTGGACCACGTACTGCCCCGGGCCCAGGGCGGTGGGGACACGTGGTTGAACACGGTCGCCTCCTGTGCCGAGGACAACCACCGCAAGGCGGCCCGGACTCCGGAGGAGGCGGGGATGCCGCTCCTGCGGAAGCCCTTCGTGCCGTCTCCGGCGGACGCCATGCTGCTGGCCCTGGGGGTGGGGGGCCGCGATGCGCTGCCCGACTGGCTGGAGCGTTCCGCCTAG
- a CDS encoding FecCD family ABC transporter permease, translating to MLVESPPEQSAAPVAAIRPRHAARAAGLLGALAVLALIAVASIAVGAKQMPLDQVWHGLFHYAGTPSDVVVGDLRVPRTLLGLMVGLGLGLSGAVMQALTRNPLAEPGILGVNAGAAAAVVSAITFLGASSLSAFVWWAFLGAAVVSVVVYVLGGSRSATPVRLALAGTAASAALVGYINAVQLMDSKALDKLRFWTVGSLASANMDTVRQVAPFLLVGAVIALSLGRPLNAMAMGDDTARALGAHLTRTRIGAMLAITLLCGAATAACGPIVFIGLMIPHLVRIITGPDMRWVLAYSAVLSPVLLLGADVIGRVVTRPAELQVGIVTALIGGPVFIYLVRRKRMAQL from the coding sequence GTGTTGGTCGAGAGTCCCCCCGAACAGAGCGCGGCGCCGGTCGCCGCCATCCGCCCGCGCCATGCGGCGCGCGCCGCCGGTCTGCTCGGCGCCCTTGCGGTGCTGGCGTTGATCGCGGTGGCGAGCATCGCCGTGGGCGCCAAGCAGATGCCCCTCGACCAGGTCTGGCACGGCCTGTTCCACTACGCGGGGACGCCCTCCGACGTGGTGGTGGGCGATCTGCGGGTCCCGCGCACCCTCCTAGGGCTGATGGTCGGGCTCGGGCTCGGCCTCTCCGGTGCGGTGATGCAGGCGCTGACCCGCAATCCGCTGGCCGAGCCGGGCATCCTCGGCGTCAACGCGGGCGCCGCGGCCGCCGTGGTCTCGGCGATCACCTTCCTCGGAGCCTCCTCGCTCAGCGCGTTCGTGTGGTGGGCCTTCCTCGGCGCCGCCGTCGTCTCCGTCGTGGTCTACGTGCTCGGCGGCAGCCGCAGCGCGACGCCGGTGCGCCTCGCGCTCGCCGGTACGGCGGCCAGCGCGGCCCTGGTCGGCTACATCAACGCCGTGCAGCTGATGGACAGCAAGGCGCTGGACAAGCTGCGCTTTTGGACCGTGGGCTCGCTGGCCTCCGCGAACATGGACACCGTCCGGCAGGTCGCGCCCTTCCTGCTGGTGGGCGCCGTGATCGCGCTGTCGCTGGGCCGGCCGCTCAACGCGATGGCCATGGGCGACGACACCGCGCGGGCGCTGGGCGCCCACCTGACGCGGACCCGGATCGGCGCCATGCTCGCCATCACCCTGCTGTGCGGCGCGGCGACCGCCGCCTGCGGGCCGATCGTCTTCATCGGGCTGATGATCCCGCACCTGGTGCGCATCATCACCGGGCCCGACATGCGGTGGGTGCTCGCCTACTCGGCGGTCCTCTCACCGGTGCTGCTGCTGGGAGCGGACGTCATCGGCCGGGTCGTCACCCGGCCCGCCGAGCTCCAGGTCGGCATCGTCACCGCGCTGATCGGCGGACCCGTCTTCATCTACCTCGTCCGGCGCAAGAGGATGGCCCAGCTGTGA
- a CDS encoding HAD hydrolase-like protein, with amino-acid sequence MTRQSRTSPAGSERSLHQAYDTALLDLDGVVYAGGEAIAYAAQSLGAARAGGMHLAYVTNNALRTPDAVAEHLGELGIPTEAGEVITSAQAVARLISEQVEPGAKVLVIGGEGLRVALRERGLVPVESADEEGLAAVVQGYGGPDLPWSRFAEASYAIHRGVPWYASNTDLTIPGARGIGPGNGAAVEVVRIATGAEPQVAGKPLPPMHRETVLRTGAQHPLVVGDRLDTDIEGAFNGEVDSLLVLTGVTDAAQLLRAEPRHRPTYVDRDLRGLLTGQPEVVAAGEGFRCGGWTAVAAAGAVELRGEGDPVDGLRALCAAAWTQAGDGSCALDAGKALARIGL; translated from the coding sequence ATGACCCGGCAGAGCAGGACGAGTCCGGCGGGCAGCGAGCGCAGCCTGCACCAGGCGTACGACACGGCCCTGCTGGACCTGGACGGCGTCGTGTACGCGGGCGGCGAGGCCATCGCGTACGCGGCCCAGTCCCTCGGCGCGGCCCGGGCGGGCGGGATGCACCTCGCGTACGTCACGAACAACGCGCTGCGCACTCCCGACGCGGTTGCCGAGCACCTGGGCGAGCTGGGGATCCCGACCGAGGCCGGCGAGGTGATCACCTCGGCGCAGGCCGTGGCCCGGCTGATCTCGGAGCAGGTGGAGCCGGGGGCGAAGGTGCTGGTGATCGGCGGCGAGGGGCTGCGGGTCGCGCTGCGCGAGCGGGGGCTGGTGCCGGTGGAGTCCGCCGACGAGGAGGGCCTCGCGGCGGTCGTCCAGGGGTACGGGGGCCCGGATCTGCCGTGGTCGCGGTTCGCGGAGGCCTCGTACGCGATCCACCGCGGGGTGCCGTGGTACGCGTCGAACACGGATCTGACGATTCCGGGGGCGCGCGGGATCGGGCCCGGGAACGGGGCCGCGGTGGAGGTCGTACGGATCGCCACGGGCGCGGAGCCGCAGGTGGCGGGGAAGCCGCTGCCCCCGATGCACCGGGAGACGGTGCTGCGGACCGGGGCGCAGCACCCGCTGGTGGTCGGGGACCGGCTGGACACGGACATCGAGGGGGCCTTCAACGGGGAGGTGGACTCGCTGCTGGTGCTGACCGGGGTGACGGACGCGGCGCAGCTGCTGCGCGCCGAGCCGCGGCACCGGCCGACGTACGTGGACCGGGATCTGCGCGGGCTGCTGACGGGCCAGCCGGAGGTCGTGGCGGCCGGGGAGGGCTTCCGCTGCGGGGGTTGGACCGCGGTGGCCGCGGCGGGCGCAGTGGAGCTGCGGGGCGAGGGCGATCCGGTCGACGGGCTGCGTGCGCTGTGCGCGGCGGCATGGACGCAGGCGGGGGACGGCTCGTGCGCGCTGGACGCGGGGAAGGCGCTGGCCCGGATCGGGCTGTAG
- a CDS encoding ABC transporter ATP-binding protein, whose amino-acid sequence MSDVLELVDVSVVREGRALVDQVSWSVKEGERWVILGPNGAGKTTLLNLASSYLFPTKGSATILGSTLGKPGSDVFELRPRIGVAGIALADKLPKRQTVLQTVLTAAYGMTATWQEEYEEIDEQRARAFLDRLGMTEYLDRKFGTLSEGERKRTLIARALMTDPELLLLDEPAAGLDLGGREDLVRRLGRLARDPLAPSMAMVTHHVEEIAPGFTHVLMIRQGKVVTAGPIELELTSRNLSLCFGLPLVVERNDHDRWTAQGLPLR is encoded by the coding sequence ATGAGCGATGTTCTGGAGCTGGTGGACGTATCCGTGGTCCGCGAGGGCCGGGCTCTGGTGGACCAGGTCTCCTGGTCGGTGAAGGAGGGCGAGCGCTGGGTGATCCTCGGCCCCAACGGCGCCGGCAAGACCACGCTGCTGAACCTCGCCTCCAGCTACCTCTTCCCCACCAAGGGCTCCGCCACCATCCTCGGCAGCACCCTCGGCAAGCCCGGCAGCGACGTCTTCGAGCTGCGCCCGCGCATCGGCGTCGCCGGCATCGCGCTCGCCGACAAGCTCCCCAAGCGCCAGACCGTCCTGCAGACCGTCCTCACCGCCGCCTACGGCATGACGGCGACCTGGCAGGAGGAGTACGAGGAGATCGACGAGCAGCGCGCCCGCGCCTTCCTCGACCGCCTCGGCATGACGGAGTACCTCGACCGGAAGTTCGGCACCCTTTCCGAGGGCGAGCGCAAGCGCACGCTGATCGCCCGCGCCCTGATGACCGACCCCGAGCTGCTCCTCCTCGACGAGCCCGCCGCCGGTCTGGACCTCGGCGGCCGCGAGGACCTCGTCCGGCGCCTCGGCCGCCTCGCCCGCGACCCGCTCGCGCCGTCCATGGCGATGGTCACGCACCACGTCGAGGAGATCGCCCCCGGCTTCACCCACGTCCTGATGATCCGCCAGGGCAAGGTCGTCACCGCGGGCCCGATCGAGCTCGAGCTCACCTCCCGCAACCTCTCGCTCTGCTTCGGCCTCCCCCTCGTCGTCGAGCGCAACGACCACGACCGCTGGACCGCCCAGGGCCTCCCGCTGCGCTAG
- a CDS encoding sulfite exporter TauE/SafE family protein, whose amino-acid sequence MSMSIWESVAVFAAGIGAGTINTIVGSGTLITFPVLLATGLPPVTANVSNTLGLVPGSISGAIGYRKELQGQRGRIIRLGSVSLVGGLAGAVLLLTLPSDSFDTIVPVLIGLALVLVILQPRLAAALRKRQEAAGGDTGHPDGGPALLTGMLLASAYGGYFGAAQGVLYIGLMGLLLHEDMQRINAVKNVIAALVNGIAAVFFLFVAEFDWTAVLLIAVGSTLGGQIGAKVGRRLSPTMLRAVIVTVGVIAIVQLLLR is encoded by the coding sequence ATGTCCATGTCCATCTGGGAATCAGTGGCGGTGTTCGCGGCCGGCATCGGCGCCGGCACCATCAACACCATCGTCGGATCCGGCACGCTCATCACCTTCCCGGTGCTGCTCGCCACCGGACTCCCGCCGGTCACCGCCAACGTGTCCAACACCCTCGGCCTGGTGCCCGGTTCCATCAGCGGGGCCATCGGCTACCGCAAGGAGCTCCAGGGCCAGCGCGGCCGCATCATCCGGCTCGGCTCGGTCTCCCTCGTCGGGGGACTCGCGGGCGCCGTCCTGCTCCTCACCCTGCCGTCGGACTCCTTCGACACGATCGTGCCCGTCCTCATCGGACTCGCCCTCGTGCTCGTCATCCTCCAGCCCCGGCTCGCGGCGGCCCTGCGCAAGCGCCAGGAAGCCGCCGGAGGAGACACCGGACACCCCGACGGCGGCCCGGCCCTGCTCACCGGAATGCTGCTCGCCAGCGCGTACGGGGGCTACTTCGGCGCCGCGCAAGGCGTGCTCTACATCGGCCTGATGGGCCTGCTGCTCCACGAGGACATGCAACGCATCAACGCCGTCAAGAACGTCATCGCCGCCCTCGTGAACGGCATCGCGGCCGTCTTCTTCCTCTTCGTCGCCGAGTTCGACTGGACGGCCGTGCTCCTGATCGCCGTCGGCTCCACCCTCGGCGGCCAGATCGGCGCCAAGGTCGGCCGCCGCCTGTCGCCCACCATGCTCCGCGCGGTCATCGTGACGGTCGGCGTCATCGCGATCGTCCAGCTGCTGCTGCGCTGA
- a CDS encoding DNA-3-methyladenine glycosylase, which produces MSARPDRTPLARSFFDRPVLTVAPDLLGRTLVRRTPEGPLELRITEVEAYEGEADPGSHAYRGRTRRNASMFGPPGHAYVYFIYGMWFSLNLVCGPPDHASGVLVRAGEITVGADLARKRRLSARSDKELAKGPARLATALAVDRSLDGADLCAGPESPLALLTGTATSADLVSNGPRTGVGGAGAGHPYRYWITDDPTVSPYRAHAPRRRST; this is translated from the coding sequence ATGAGCGCGCGCCCCGACCGTACGCCCCTGGCCCGGTCCTTCTTCGACCGGCCGGTCCTCACGGTGGCCCCGGACCTCCTCGGCCGCACCCTGGTCCGCCGTACGCCCGAAGGCCCCCTCGAGCTCCGCATCACGGAGGTGGAGGCGTACGAGGGCGAGGCCGACCCGGGCTCCCACGCCTACCGGGGCCGCACCCGGCGCAACGCATCGATGTTCGGTCCTCCCGGACACGCGTACGTCTACTTCATCTACGGCATGTGGTTCAGCCTCAACCTGGTGTGCGGCCCACCGGACCACGCGAGCGGGGTCCTGGTGCGCGCGGGCGAGATCACCGTGGGTGCGGACCTGGCTCGCAAACGTCGACTTTCAGCCAGAAGCGACAAGGAACTGGCCAAAGGCCCGGCCCGCCTGGCCACGGCCCTGGCGGTGGACCGGTCCCTGGACGGCGCCGACCTCTGTGCCGGTCCGGAATCCCCCCTGGCACTCCTGACGGGTACCGCCACCTCGGCCGACCTGGTGAGCAACGGTCCCCGCACGGGCGTCGGCGGCGCCGGCGCGGGCCACCCCTACCGCTACTGGATCACCGACGACCCGACGGTGAGCCCGTATCGCGCCCACGCGCCACGCCGTCGCTCAACTTGA